One genomic region from Prevotella sp. Rep29 encodes:
- a CDS encoding DUF4465 domain-containing protein produces MEKQRKSLFDKKMSSVLNVKRRLHAQINHRLILQLTSLAMLLLIPSRLLATDKVVQRQFGKQMVTIKANEEITYYDFKEGKGFTDSYLNNTQSLTVFKPATSGAVIQITFERFDVQSDGQGWPGYVNIYNGIADADNSFSWASSVYDVTENPSICGGDIMEKMDGTYTNKTFTSTSTDGCLSVGMLWKRGKAGKGWVAKVRCIEPQTMEVKDAGEYYSNVVVNPRTKDNILLTNFYIETEGENNADRLTAINVTLPDNENVINPQSIKVYLKENIDADGAMLINSTVTEDGSGYKINLNQTLEKGNNTFAILCDFLDDGTIGGKVSIDITRLITLKCPDGIAPFEKKDPVAVHCPGIILIATNDTIVVGDYPLDFFDDGGLNGNISPYFEGRVTFIPETAGKKVQIDFSKVRLFVAGQYGNYGQYIKVYNGMNTDEDNFLMEVKNYQQPIVKSSSEDGALTVTFLSTVSSANSEGFEAKVSQIVPEPMTIDEIKVSQYVKDVVSPGDINQPVIYWNIKTKENGNALSAEQFFFTTNGTDAPITKASLYYGRMLNEFEKAKKIGEITVSDTNIDLTTEEPVRLIEGDNYFWLTFDIDENALNGQRIDAQLLSFIVDGNTHTVNEGDPYGNRMVKHTVYSHKEQGIVVSVVNDFLTFKNKPFLGELEYYEFGKDDRINIFVPKHENMRCQIDFSKFVLYWKDGDEPVKASFKIYSGYGVEGELLWEAKTSSDIENGPNTPISSKSEDGALTIVFNSDAKKFAHTGKGFEAIVREYDPIAPVIEAKNTLADLGTEITLEAKVKDGTKPYNIVWMNGKHQVLSEETTNAETLTFRHVPTECDDYLVKVTDANGKTAIDTCRVIVMGEAITATFENLYLTPESYNDGERLPGSFVSGTYLFNNTCVPEMNYWYGCSFSNRTSILFENIRTDQFNSAAGAGYNGSNNYVVCYPQGTAIEILNDFEDNIKGFYVTNNAWVIDAIRNGDGYTEGGFRKGDYLRLNVKGIDSFGEEKSFDYFLADYRAEKEEDHYYLDTWQWVDMSELGKMKKIVFTMGSTRGNLYGMTTPSYFCIDNFNGERQITEVQLEANSSLVDISQYFSFDHPTATIKYTIDDKNTSFSLSETGILNTNGQKDVSVIIRAIQRGKIQFIRLNIGNTSSIGNTPPSKATIKAIYTAEGKRLTKLQRGLNIVKMSDGSFRKIIK; encoded by the coding sequence TATTATGATTTCAAGGAGGGAAAAGGATTTACCGACTCCTATTTGAACAACACCCAATCACTGACGGTTTTCAAACCGGCAACAAGCGGTGCTGTAATTCAGATTACTTTTGAACGGTTTGATGTGCAGAGCGATGGCCAAGGTTGGCCGGGCTATGTAAACATCTATAACGGAATTGCCGATGCTGACAATAGTTTCTCATGGGCTTCATCCGTTTATGACGTAACGGAGAATCCAAGTATTTGTGGCGGAGATATTATGGAAAAAATGGACGGCACTTATACAAACAAAACGTTCACTTCCACGTCAACAGATGGCTGTCTGTCTGTTGGAATGCTATGGAAAAGAGGAAAAGCCGGCAAAGGATGGGTCGCTAAAGTACGTTGTATTGAACCTCAAACTATGGAAGTAAAGGATGCTGGAGAGTATTATTCAAATGTAGTGGTCAATCCACGTACAAAGGATAACATCTTATTAACCAATTTCTATATAGAGACTGAGGGAGAAAATAATGCCGATAGGCTGACTGCTATAAACGTCACATTGCCAGACAACGAAAACGTCATCAACCCTCAATCAATAAAAGTTTATCTGAAAGAGAATATTGATGCCGACGGGGCTATGCTTATTAACAGTACCGTCACTGAAGATGGCAGTGGGTATAAGATAAACCTGAATCAGACACTTGAAAAAGGAAATAATACCTTTGCCATTTTGTGTGACTTTCTGGATGATGGAACTATCGGAGGAAAAGTAAGTATTGACATCACAAGACTAATTACCTTAAAATGTCCTGACGGAATCGCTCCTTTTGAGAAAAAAGATCCTGTTGCCGTACACTGCCCAGGAATTATTCTGATAGCAACGAACGACACAATAGTCGTTGGAGACTATCCGTTAGATTTCTTTGACGACGGAGGATTGAATGGAAACATTTCTCCCTATTTTGAGGGACGAGTGACTTTTATACCAGAAACGGCAGGCAAAAAAGTACAAATAGATTTTTCCAAAGTAAGACTTTTTGTTGCTGGACAATATGGAAACTACGGACAATATATTAAAGTATATAACGGAATGAATACGGATGAGGATAATTTCCTCATGGAAGTGAAGAATTACCAACAACCTATTGTCAAATCCAGTTCTGAAGACGGTGCTCTGACCGTTACATTCTTAAGCACTGTCAGTTCAGCCAACAGCGAAGGTTTTGAGGCTAAAGTCAGTCAAATCGTTCCAGAACCTATGACAATTGATGAAATAAAAGTTTCACAATATGTAAAAGATGTCGTTAGTCCAGGGGATATCAATCAACCTGTCATATACTGGAATATAAAGACAAAAGAAAACGGGAACGCACTCTCTGCAGAACAATTCTTTTTTACGACAAACGGGACGGATGCCCCTATTACAAAAGCGTCCCTTTACTACGGTAGAATGCTAAATGAGTTTGAAAAAGCAAAAAAGATTGGTGAAATTACTGTTTCTGACACAAATATAGACTTGACCACAGAAGAGCCTGTTCGCTTGATAGAAGGAGACAACTATTTCTGGCTGACGTTCGATATTGATGAAAATGCCTTAAACGGACAGCGCATTGACGCCCAGCTGCTTTCTTTTATCGTGGACGGGAATACCCACACGGTTAATGAAGGTGACCCATACGGCAATCGCATGGTCAAACACACTGTATATTCACATAAAGAACAAGGCATTGTAGTCAGCGTTGTAAATGATTTCCTGACTTTCAAGAACAAACCATTTCTTGGCGAATTAGAATATTATGAATTCGGGAAAGATGACCGTATCAATATTTTTGTTCCAAAACATGAGAACATGCGTTGTCAAATCGATTTCAGCAAATTTGTACTTTATTGGAAAGACGGAGATGAACCTGTAAAGGCCAGTTTCAAAATCTATAGCGGTTATGGCGTTGAAGGCGAACTATTATGGGAAGCTAAAACATCATCAGACATAGAAAACGGTCCGAATACTCCCATCTCCTCGAAATCTGAAGATGGTGCCCTTACCATCGTTTTTAATAGCGATGCTAAAAAATTTGCACATACAGGAAAGGGATTCGAGGCTATTGTCCGGGAATATGACCCCATAGCTCCTGTTATAGAGGCAAAAAATACGCTAGCTGATTTGGGTACTGAAATCACATTGGAAGCAAAAGTAAAAGACGGAACTAAGCCCTATAATATCGTATGGATGAACGGAAAACATCAAGTTCTCAGTGAAGAGACCACTAATGCTGAGACATTGACATTCCGACACGTTCCGACCGAATGTGATGATTACTTGGTAAAAGTAACCGATGCTAATGGGAAAACCGCTATTGACACTTGTCGGGTGATTGTGATGGGAGAAGCAATCACTGCTACCTTTGAAAATCTCTATCTCACTCCCGAATCTTATAACGACGGCGAGCGCCTGCCTGGTTCCTTTGTTAGCGGCACATACCTGTTCAACAACACGTGTGTACCCGAAATGAACTATTGGTATGGCTGTTCGTTCTCCAACCGCACTTCTATCCTTTTTGAAAACATTCGTACCGACCAGTTCAATTCAGCAGCAGGAGCCGGTTACAACGGGTCAAATAATTATGTCGTTTGCTATCCACAGGGAACAGCCATTGAAATTCTGAACGATTTCGAAGATAATATCAAAGGATTTTATGTTACCAACAATGCGTGGGTCATAGATGCCATACGCAATGGTGACGGATACACAGAAGGAGGATTTAGAAAGGGAGATTACCTTCGATTGAACGTCAAAGGTATTGATTCTTTCGGAGAAGAAAAGAGTTTCGACTATTTCCTTGCCGATTATCGCGCAGAAAAAGAGGAAGACCACTATTATCTTGACACATGGCAATGGGTCGATATGAGCGAATTAGGGAAAATGAAAAAGATTGTATTTACAATGGGAAGCACACGTGGCAATCTCTATGGAATGACTACTCCTTCTTATTTCTGTATTGACAACTTCAATGGAGAGCGCCAAATTACTGAAGTGCAGCTCGAAGCAAATTCTTCTCTTGTGGACATCTCACAATATTTCTCTTTCGACCATCCCACCGCAACGATAAAATACACTATCGACGATAAGAACACATCCTTTTCATTGTCTGAAACAGGAATACTGAACACCAACGGGCAGAAAGACGTCAGCGTTATCATACGAGCTATTCAGCGCGGAAAAATTCAGTTTATACGATTGAATATCGGAAACACATCATCAATAGGCAACACACCTCCTTCCAAAGCAACTATAAAAGCCATATATACAGCTGAAGGAAAACGCCTCACGAAATTACAACGCGGATTGAACATCGTAAAAATGAGCGATGGAAGCTTCCGAAAAATAATAAAATAA